From Theileria orientalis strain Shintoku DNA, chromosome 4, complete genome, the proteins below share one genomic window:
- a CDS encoding metallopeptidase: protein MRSTGTMFGVNYSVYQFKRNFTHSSTRIYRLKRSIDESVAHGKLSELNLREANEYDPRMVIRAVESCYTDGFPKDEGILREYLRALVLTNTLYSRSLRSLIETPGANTRDETLNNKILNLLDRKEVYLKVDEKNPINVVINPSTGTTIWKIVKRALSLGTLALFFGSFVIMFNQNLQRGMKHSFKVITPDESDTTFDDVKGCDEVREELEEVIQYLKNPAKFSRLGAKLPKGILLAGRPGTGKTLLARALASEAGVPFIHASGSEFEEMFVGVGARRIRDLFKTAKTIAPCIVFIDELDAVGSKRTSTDHNTMRMTLNQLLVELDGFAKQEGIVVLCATNFPESLDPALVRPGRLDKTVYIPLPDLKGRLEILKLYASKLILSSDIDLNVVAKRTVGMTGADLFNILNTAALKCSMQGLSSITAAAVEEAFDRVVVGLKGKSLVNERERRSTAYHEGGHTLVSMHTDGATKVHKATILPRGNTLGATWKIPEEKKDTRMNELKAEIDVLMGGMAAEEVIYGKENVTTGCQSDLKRATEIAKTLVNTFIAKPRTFSQLVMQFGVGLKDVVGPMFVDHDSYHELSEELRKKIDSTVQSILDESYVRAVTIIKNNVNQLHRLSKALVEYETLSYDEIIKAIEGRMDDIGTVRSKADQKAKVANIKIKATGDLIPETQHSFKSR from the exons CTGAGGAGCACGGGAACGATGTTCGGAGTGAACTACTCAGTATACCAGTTTAAAAGGAACTTTACGCACTCTTCGACCCGAATATACAGGCTCAAGAGATCAATAGATGAAAGCGTGGCGCACGGGAAGCTTAGCGAGCTGAATCTGCGCGAGGCGAACGAATACGACCCCCGAATGGTAATCAGGGCCGTAGAATCGTGTTACACGGACGGATTCCCGAAAGACGAGGGGATACTGAGAGAGTACCTCAGGGCGCTGGTTCTAACAAACACACTGTACAGCAGGTCGCTTAGATCGCTCATAGAAACGCCAGGGGCAAACACGCGCGACGAAACTTTGAAT AATAAGATTTTAAATCTGCTCGATCGCAAAGAGGTATATCTCAAGGTTGATGAGAAGAATCCAATCAACGTGGTTATTAACCCATCGACAGGAACAACAAT ATGGAAAATAGTAAAGAGAGCGCTCTCGCTGGGCACCCTTGCGTTGTTTTTTGGGAGCTTTGTGATAATGTTTAACCAGAACCTGCAACGAGGGATGAAGCACTCGTTCAAGGTCATTACTCCGGACGAATCGGATACCACCTTCGACGACGTAAAG GGGTGTGACGAGGTCAGGGAAGAGTTGGAGGAGGTGATTCAGTACTTGAAAAACCCAGCAAAGTTCTCGAGACTGGGAGCGAAATTGCCGAAAGGAATACTGTTGGCGGGAAGGCCAGGGACAGGAAAGACGCTCCTGGCGAGAGCACTGGCAAGCGAAGCAGGAGTGCCCTTTATACACGCCTCAGGCTCGGAGTTCGAGGAGATGTTCGTCGGAGTGGGAGCCAGAAGAATAAGGGACCTGTTTAAAACAGCAAAAACAATCGCACCCTGCATAGTGTTCATAGACGAACTGGACGCAGTGGGAAGCAAGAGGACCTCGACGGACCACAACACCATGAGGATGACGCTGAATCAGCTACTGGTAGAGCTCGACGGCTTCGCGAAGCAGGAAGGGATCGTGGTGCTCTGCGCAACGAACTTCCCGGAGAGCCTGGACCCGGCGCTGGTGAGGCCAGGAAGACTGGACAAGACGGTGTACATACCGCTGCCGGATTTGAAGGGCAGGCTGGAAATACTGAAGCTCTACGCGTCTAAGCTGATTCTATCGAGCGATATAGACTTGAACGTGGTGGCCAAGAGGACAGTGGGAATGACAGGAGCAGACCTGTTCAACATCCTTAACACGGCGGCGCTCAAGTGCTCAATGCAGGGGCTCTCCTCTATAacggcagcagcagtggaGGAGGCCTTCGACAGAGTGGTGGTGGGACTGAAGGGCAAGTCACTTGTCAACGAGAGGGAGAGGAGGTCGACGGCATACCACGAAGGAGGACACACGCTCGTGAGTATGCACACGGACGGAGCGACGAAGGTTCACAAGGCAACAATACTGCCCAGGGGAAACACGCTGGGAGCGACCTGGAAGATTCCagaggaaaagaaggacACGAGGATGAATGAACTGAAGGCTGAGATAGACGTGCTGATGGGAGGGATGGCGGCGGAGGAGGTGATTTACGGAAAGGAAAACGTAACGACGGGTTGCCAAAGTGACCTAAAGAGAGCAACTGAAATAGCGAAGACGCTGGTAA ATACTTTTATTGCAAAACCTAGAACATTTTCGCAGtta GTTATGCAGTTCGGAGTGGGACTAAAGGATGTAGTTGGTCCAATGTTCGTTGACCACGACTCCTATCACGAACTGAGTGAAGAACTGCGCAAGAAGATAGACTCAACAGTGCAGTCGATACTAGAT GAGTCATATGTTAGGGCGGTCACCATTATCAAGAATAACGTGAACCAGCTCCACAGACTCTCGAAGGCATTGGTGGAGTACGAGACGCTCAGCTACGACGAGATTATCAAGGCCATCGAGGGGAGGATGGACGACATTGGCACTGTTCGCAGCAAGGCTGACCAGAAGGCCAAGGTTGCGAACATAAAGATCAAGGCGACGGGCGATCTCATTCCCGAGACACAGCATTCATTCAAATCACGATAG
- a CDS encoding 60S ribosomal protein L6, with translation MTAVSKVLKPKVKLTRRKKVETRHGRLKVVGRKYASAPKVRESLKPGVVLILLTGGYKGKRVVLLKVLKSGLLLVTGPFSFNGVPLRRVNARYVIATSTNVFEFPEVDGEKLRPALEAAVADLGDEHFGKSSATKLAEFKDRKKKNKSKDSMFVDEPEVAAKSEELKAKLSALQDRVDRVLVPHLKKSELLTKYLKSRFTLRNNMFPHLLKF, from the coding sequence ATGACTGCGGTATCGAAAGTTTTGAAGCCCAAGGTCAAGCTGAccagaaggaagaaggtCGAAACGAGGCACGGAAGACTAAAGGTCGTCGGCCGCAAGTACGCGAGCGCGCCGAAGGTGCGCGAGAGCCTGAAGCCGGGGGTGGTGCTCATTCTCCTGACGGGAGGCTACAAGGGCAAGCGCGTCGTGCTCCTCAAGGTCCTGAAAAGCGGGCTCCTGCTGGTCACGGGCCCGTTCTCGTTCAACGGAGTCCCGCTGAGGAGAGTTAACGCCAGGTACGTCATTGCAACCTCCACGAACGTGTTTGAGTTCCCCGAGGTTGACGGAGAGAAGCTCAGGCCGGCCCTGGAGGCCGCGGTCGCGGACCTCGGCGACGAGCACTTCGGAAAGAGCAGCGCCACGAAGCTCGCAGAGTTCAAGGACcgcaagaagaagaacaagtcGAAGGACTCCATGTTCGTCGACGAGCCCGAGGTCGCCGCGAAGTccgaggagctgaaggcgAAGCTCTCCGCTCTCCAGGACAGGGTCGACAGGGTGCTCGTGCCTCACCTCAAGAAGTCCGAATTGCTGAcgaagtacctgaagagcAGGTTCACCCTAAGAAACAACATGTTTCCTCACCTGCTCAAGTTTTAA
- a CDS encoding elongation factor 1-gamma yields the protein MKVVGVDVDDYGTKCVLVTAAWSDLKFDFEASKGVCCSSTCEKDAFSELKHAVTLVQDNDLGTFCGHVSVCRHLMDLVCRGTDDKAVFVKGDTSSWLEFFYLRLEMESKLDTKSVVTKGDNSDLSKVVHAMNKYLATATFLVCEKLGPADLVFAVTLEHLMHHKRLDAAYLEAELLHVARFLRTVKASDKYQKFLEMVERFRGADAKAEPAKKVKNPLDLLPPSSFSLDQWKKTYSNCKGDLYTGVMPWFWSNFDPEGYSLYLMVYNKLEDECKSEVFTSNMLSGFLQRFENDLRHYSFAVLNVLGAHGNFDIKGVWLVRGPELPPLVTEHPSYEFHTFTKLDPGNAAHRKVVDDFFCACDDIEGVPIADCKVWK from the exons ATG AAAGTTGTTGGCGTCGATGTCGATGACTATGGAACGAAGTGCGTTCTCGTTACCGCAGCGTGGTCAGACCTGAAGTTCGACTTCGAAGCCTCGAAAGGAGTCTGCTGTTCCTCGACCTGCGAAAAGGACGCGTTCTCAGAGCTCAAACACGCAGTGACGCTCGTTCAGGATAACGATCTGGGCACGTTCTGCGGACACGTCTCAGTGTGCAGGCACCTGATGGACCTCGTGTGCAGAGGCACGGACGACAAGGCGGTCTTCGTGAAGGGCGACACGAGCAGCTGGCTCGAGTTCTTCTACCTGAGGCTCGAGATGGAGTCGAAGCTGGACACAAAGTCAGTCGTCACGAAGGGCGACAACTCGGACCTCTCGAAGGTCGTCCACGCAATGAACAAGTACCTGGCGACGGCGACATTCCTCGTCTGCGAGAAGCTGGGCCCGGCAGACCTGGTGTTCGCAGTGACGCTGGAGCACCTGATGCACCACAAGAGGCTCGACGCAGCGTACCTGGAGGCGGAGCTGCTGCACGTGGCGAGGTTCCTGAGGACGGTCAAGGCGAGCGACAAGTACCAGAAGTTCCTGGAGATGGTGGAGCGGTTCAGAGGCGCGGACGCGAAGGCGGAGCCGGcgaagaaggtgaagaacCCACTCGACCTGCTGCCGCCGTCGAGCTTTAGCCTCGACCAGTGGAAGAAGACGTACAGCAACTGCAAGGGCGACCTCTACACGGGAGTGATGCCGTGGTTCTGGAGCAACTTCGACCCCGAGGGCTACAGCCTCTACCTCATGGTCTACAACAAGCTCGAGGACGAGTGCAAGTCGGAGGTCTTCACCTCGAACATGCTGAGCGGTTTCCTGCAGAGGTTCGAAAACGACCTCAGGCACTACTCGTTCGCAGTGCTGAACGTGCTCGGAGCGCACGGCAACTTCGACATCAAGGGCGTCTGGCTCGTCAGGGGCCCCGAGCTTCCGCCGCTCGTCACGGAGCACCCGTCCTACGAGTTCCACACCTTCACGAAGCTCGACCCGGGCAACGCGGCCCACAGGAAGGTGGTCGACGACTTCTTCTGTGCCTGCGACGACATCGAGGGCGTGCCAATTGCTGATTGTAAGGTCTGGAAGTAA
- a CDS encoding uncharacterized protein (SJCHGC00877 protein) — translation MSEDPVDVDSLNLEDEFEEFDLHESFLYYNNLCFDGFLDRVTVSWSKRLTLSAGVCVYKREGYCEIKISESILKYRTTRECKETLLHEMIHAYLFLNSLSFNRGHGKEFIWHMNRINQITGLNVTVFHEFHDEVDYLRKHIWRCNGPCRLRPPYFGYIKRSRDLAPGPRDFWWERHRSSCDGEFIKIAGNSSITTRKRETRNKKIHNNTIEKYLTSTATAPRDGAERPPDDSEGSSVRPIVIKDKEQSQ, via the exons ATGAGTGAGGATCCCGTCGATGTGGATTCACTTAATTTAGAAGATGAATTCGAAGAATTCGACCTCCAcgaatcatttttatattacaataaCTTGTGCTTCGATGGATTCCTAGACAGAGTCACGGTTTCTTGGAGCAAAAGACTAACCTTGTCGGCGggagtgtgtgtatacaaG AGAGAGGGCTACTGCGAAATAAAGATCAGTGAGTCCATACTAAAGTACCGCACGACGAGAGAGTGCAAG GAAACACTGCTTCACGAGATGATCCACGCATACCTGTTTCTTAACAGCCTCAGCTTCAACAGAGGACACGGAAAG GAGTTCATATGGCACATGAATCGCATAAATCAGATTACCGGACTGAATGTGACCGTGTTCCACGAGTTTCACGACGAGGTCGACTACCTGAGGAAGCACATTTGGCGTTGCAAC GGCCCCTGTAGGCTGAGGCCGCCCTATTTCGGCTACATCAAGAGGTCGAGAGACCTCGCTCCTGGGCCACGGGACTTTTGGT GGGAGCGCCATCGTAGCAGCTGCGACGGCGAATTTATTAAGATTGCCGGCAACTCAAGCATAACCACCAGGAAGCGAGAGACCAGAA ACAAGAAGATCCACAACAACACTATTGAGAAGTATCTGACGTCGACAGCCACCGCCCCTAGGGACGGCGCAGAGAGGCCTCCTGACGACTCTGAAGGCTCAAGCGTAAGGCCGATCGTCATAAAGGATAAAGAACAGTCTCAGTAA
- a CDS encoding uncharacterized protein (arenavirus nucleocapsid protein family protein): MNIFSFILCLSDVLTFNSSSHTNPLVGKPVNNDDTLNFPSSLTYKLENVYTLPTIEDNLFHKIPDLSSDEVESEKKLEEINESIKNGAIEDPLTKAKLFQNEEDEQPEVEVKEVSLDSSGENYKEGVESTSQDMNDISKSLESDGVAGKDLDDVQLRDNLLNKIMKSQHRDNLGA, translated from the exons atgaatatattttcgTTTATTCTTTGTTTGTCTGATGTTTTAACTTTCAATAGTAGTTCACATACCAATCCTCTTGTTGGTAAACCTGTTAACAATGATGATACTCTAAATTTTCCATCATCGTTGACCTATAAGCtagaaaatgtgtacacCCTACCCACCATTGAAGATAATTTGTTCCATAAAATACCAGATTTATCTTCAGATGAAGTAGAATCTGAGAAGAAACTAGAGGAGATAAATGAATCCATTAAAAATGGAGCAATAGAAG ATCCTTTGACTAAGGCTAAATTATTCCAGAACGAAGAGGATGAACAGCCAGAAGTCGAAGTAAAG GAAGTTTCTCTGGACAGTTCAGGAGAAAACTATAAAGAGGGCGTTGAGTCTACGTCGCAGGACATGAACGACATATCTAAAAGTCTGGAATCAGACGGAGTGGCTGGAAAAG ATTTGGATGATGTCCAACTTAGGGATAATTTGCTCAACAAAATCATGAAGTCACAACATCGCGACAACTTGGGGGcctaa